The stretch of DNA TCGTAGTAGCTGCTGTTACCTCTGTACGCTTCTGGAGCAGGTGTTTGTTGAGCATCTGCTTTGTTCCAGAATGTGTGTACAAGTGCTGGGTGCAGGACATATAGTGAAAAGGTGACACAGAAGCTTTCCCTTTGTGATAGCTGGACTTTGTAGGTGACATAGAGCAGGGTTTCTCATCCTTGGCCTTAGTGACCCTGTGGACACAATCATTCCTTGTAGTGGGGGCTGTCCTGGGTATTGTAAGATGTTTAACAGCATCTttggcctctactcactagatacCAGTAGCCCCCTCCCAAaggtgtgacaaccaaaaatgtctccaggcattaTAAAATATCCTCTGGGAAGGGGGCGCAAGATGTAttccagttgagaaccactgggagAGACTGTGGTAAGACAGTCTTGAGTGATGTTAAATGGAGACTTCTTGACGCCCAGATCCGAGTCTGATGCACCTCAAGTCCCTGGCAGCCAACACAGGGCCTGGTAACACGGGAGGCCTTGGGTAAAATCTGTAGAATGAATGGAAGACACTACATAGCCTTCCAGACCCAGCTCAGGTGTCTTATACACTGGGAAACCTTCCTGGTTCTTGCAGCCAGGTGCTTCctcctctgccctcatgacctgtCACAGCCCCACACCTCTGGACTGTGAATGTCCAGGTCCCTGGGTACTTCTGCCATTTGCTTCCAGCTGGTGCTTGGCACCCATGGGGCTTCAGGAGactggttgaataaatgaatgaatacaaaaacaacaaataaatagaaaaaattagccaggcatggtggtgcacacctgtagtcccagctactcaggaggctgaggtaggaggatcaactgagactgggaggcggaggttgcagtgagccgagattgggccatcgcactccagcctgggtgaaagaccGAGACCCTGTCTTGGCGGGGGGAAAAGATGGAAGGAAAATAGAACCAGTGTCTTTCCCATAACATTATGACAACGCAGTTGTTCATTCATATGTTcactcattaattcaacaaatgtttgtggaACAAACTGTCCTGGGTACCAAGGAGTTAGTGGGCATGAGACAGGCAAGGTCCTGGCCCTCATCGAGCTAGTatttgcctgggtgacaggctgtGTGCAAGGAGCCTTTGGTCATGGCCGGATGCTCTTAACATTCACTTTTTTTGACCAGTACCTCCTGGGGCTCCAGGCACCTGTTAGCCCATGAAAGCGAGCAGCAAAGACTCCGGGGAATGATACTGGGTAGAACAAAAGGGAGTGAGTTAAAGGACTTGGGAGCCCCAAGTCAGAGCCCACTTGTGTCACCTAGGGggcttttagttttattttgtgtctGCCATATCAAGGGGTTTGTTTGGAATTTAGGCTTATCATAAACTTGATGATATTTTAGCCATATTTTGCAGCCAGCCATAGTGTTCCCTCCGTTcaagtttttcacatttttttgatGAAATGTTTATTACATGTCGTCCTTTGAACTTGTAGCAGATAACTTATACTTAGTGTTCAGTAAGAGAAAAGCAAGTTTTAGTATCTCAAACTGGTTAGTTTATCACACTTTTCCTcataagtggttttttttttttttttgagacggagtctcgctctgttgcccaggctggagtccagcggTGCAacttcagcttactgcaagctctgcctcccgggttcacgctattctcctgcctcaacctcctgagtagctgagaccacaggtacctgccaccacgcctggctaatttttttttatttttagtagagacgggatggtcttgatctcctgacctcgtgatccgcccgccttggcctcccaaagtgctgggattacaggcgtgagccatcgcgcccagcccttcataaggtttttttgttttgttttgtttttgggaaggaatctctctctctcccaggctggagtgcagtggtgtgatctcggctcactacagcctccatccctgaggttcaagcgattctcctgcctcagccttttgaggcaggagaatcgcaatGAGCCATTGCACGCAGCCACTTCCAaaactttgggagtctgaggtgcgcggatcacctgaggttgggagttcaagaccaacctgaccaacatgtagacacctgtctctactaaaaatacaaaattagctgggtgtggtgccacatgcctgtaatcccagctactcgggaggctgaggcaggagaattacttgcaCCAGAAGTCGAAGTtagtggtgagctgagattgtgccattgctctccagcctggacaacaagaccaaaactccatctcaaaaaaaaaaaaaaaaaagtttatcaccCCAAAGGGACACTTCATATGCATGAAGCGTCTGCTCCCCATTCCCCCATTCCCAGCCAGGGTGCTTTTGGCTTGAGTCGCAGAAAGGCCCAGGAATACATTGGCTTAATGTCACCTGTAGCAGAAAGGCTGGGTCCAGAGTTGGTTCATCCCAACTCTTTGGGCACAGTTGAAGTTCGTGTGTGCAAAACTGTCTTGCATGGCGAGGAAGAGGAAGGCTGGGAAGTGTGTGGTGGGTTGGGAGCAGCACCTGAGTACCCTGAGAGCAGGAAGAAGGCTTCAGGCCTCAGTGTGCTCACTGGCCAAGCCGAGTGGGACCTGAAAGAAATCAGTGTGAGAACTCAGACAGGAAGCGGAGAGCCCCGCCGCATGGCCCTGCCAAGCCTCCAGTGCACTGAGTATTCAGCAGGCAGTTCCTAGGCCTTGTGTGACCTGGGGCTCAGACGCCTTGGTGTCTCTCATGGAGGACTGCACACGGTGTGGAGAGAAGCTTGACAGCTGCAGTATCAGGTGATCTATGATGTGATCAAGGGCAGGCCCTAAAATTAGGTGGCACGTAGGGAAGGCTTCCTACAGGAGGGCACACCAGGATGGGTGTCGTAGCTTCACTGGATTCCATCTGGGCCGGAATGGGTGTGTTCCAGTACATGCAGAGACCTGGATGTCTGGGCTTCATCCGTCGAGAGGACCTACAGGCGTGGGCATGGAGCAGGAGAGCAGGGTGCAGGACTCAAAGGCCTCGGTTGCCAGGCCGATGCCGGGCCAAGGGCCTGGGTTGGTTCTAGCCTTGATGGACACTGTTGGGCCTGTAGCCGTTTGTTCATTTAGcttacatttcctgaggcctcccgcGTGCCCCACTGTGGTGGGCAAGCCTGGGGGTGAGAGAGGACTCAGACCCCATCCCGGCCTTGGGAGAGGTAGGGTCAGAGACCACACTTCAGAGGGACAGGGCCCTCAAGACCCTTAGAGGAGCGCTCAATCTCCACACACATCCTCTGCAGCAAAGATCAGCTTCTCACAACCGTGTGACCGGAAGAATGGTGGCAACCACAGCTGCCCTTGAGGAGAGGCCATCCCCAGGCCACAACCCATGTGGGACAGATGCTGCGACGCGACTGCAGATCAGGCGGAGGAGAAACGAGAGTCTGTGTGTGTTAGTTTTCCGGGCTACTGTAGCAAAGTATGAGAAACTGGCCAGAAGAACGGAAATTGATGTCTCAgggtcctggaggctggaagtccaaaatccaggTGGTAGGGCCAGGCTGTCTCTGAAACCTTATAGGGGAAGGGCCCTTCTGCCTCTCCTGGCGCCTGGTGTGCCCAGACCTTCCTGGCTGAGGCTGCATCACCCATCCTCACGTGgcctctccctgtgtctctttgtgtccctgtgtcttccctctgtgtgtgtgtctgtgtccacgTTTCTCCTTTTCACAGACACCAGCCATAGTGGATTAGGGCCTGCAGTTTAACTCGATTACCTGTGTAAAGATCTTTCCAAGTCAGGTCACCTTCTGAGGTACTGGGACTTAGGACCTCAACCTGTCTTTTTGAGGGGGGCACACTTCAACCCATAAGActgggagggcagaggaggcCCCTGTCTCTGGCCGGGAAGGTGAAGTGGGGCCAGTACTGATTTGGAGCAGATAGTCCAGAGGGGGAAAGGGACAGCAGGAGACTGGGCAGGGAGTCAGTCACTCCAGGGTTGGAGTCAGCACAGGACCCTAGGTTTGGGGTTCCCAGCCCTTTCCCATTCCCTCCCAGTCCTCATGATTAAGACAACaaatgtcggccgggcgcagtggctcacgtctataatcccagcacttttgggaggccgaggcgggcggatcatgaggtcaggagaccgagaccattgtggcgaacacggtgaaaccccgtcgctactaaaaatacaaaaaatttgctgggcgtggtggtgggcacctgtagtcccagctactcaggaggctgaggcaggagaatggcatgaacctgggaggcggagcttgcagtgagccgagatcgcgccactacactccagcctgggtgacagagcaagactccgtctcaaagaaaacaaataaacgcACACAACAAGTGTCCCCTGTCCTGTCTGGTACTGATGCTGTGCTAGCATCAGGGATCGGGTAGGGAACTCAGCAGTGTCCCTGTCATCCCAAGGTGCATCCTCCAGGATAGGGGGGGAGACAGCATGGGAGCAGGCTCTTCAAGCATGGCCTGGGGGCAGGGGTGATGGCAACCCTGGGGGCTGACCGCTCTGCCCCTGCAGGTTCATGGGCGGGGGTGGCGAGAGCTGCAGCCTCATCGCGGAAGGACTCAGCACAGCCTTGCAGCTGTTTGATGACTTCAAGAAGATGCGTGAGCAGATGTGAGTGCCCCCTCCGCCCAGGCTGGGTCAGTCTCTCTCTGCCTGGCCCGGAACCACTTTGCCTGTTGAGTGGCTCTACCTCTAGCCTCACCCTGTAGAGCatgggctctgtgtccccaagCACGCTGAGCCAGGAGGCTGCAGGTGTGTTCTTGGGGGAGGTCTGGCCAGTGCCTGGTCTCAGCGTCCCCATCAGGAAGCAGTGCCAACTGTGGGTGTCACTCCTGCGTGCCCTgcctgctgggtgacagagagcacATCCCAgaacctctcagagcctcagcgTTGTCAGCTGTAAAGTATGGGCGCTGCTTCTGATTCCATATGAGGCGGAATATGTGCGCCTCCACTGGTGCTGGGTCTGGGTTCCTTCTCAGGGCCCCTGTTGCTGCCGGCTCCATGTCTTCTCTCATTCCTGGTAGTGGCCAGACGCACCGGGTCTGCCTCCTCATCTGCAACTCGCCCCCATACCTGTTGCCTGCTGTTGAGAGCACCACGTACTCTGGATGCACAACTGAGAATCTCGTGCAGCAGATTGGGGAGGTGAGGACTccagggtctgagggaggagggtctgGGGGCCAGGAGTCttgggtctgaggcaggaggcacTGGGGGCCTGGACTCTTGGGTCTGAGGGGAGGAGGCActgggggtctggactcctgggtctgagggaggaggcactgggggcctggactcgggtctgagggaggaggcacTGGGGGCCTGGACTCAGTCACAGAATAGTCACAGACTGGTGACCAGCTTTGCTTActctctttttttgaaacagagtttggctctgttacccaggctggagtgcagtggtgtgatcttggcttactgcagcctctgcctcctgggttcaagcaattctcatgtttcagcttcccgagtagctgggattatagacgcccgccatcacgcccagctaattttagtatctttagtagagacgaggtttcaccatgttggccaggctgctttcgaactcctggcctcacgtgatctgcctgactcagtctcacaaaatcctgggattacagatgtgagcctccacacctagCCCACTTAGTCTTACTGACAAAACTAGAACCCAGAGTCTCCCGGGGCAGGCAATACTAGGTTTCAGGGTCTCCTGCCTCAAAGCCCAGTGGGAATTGTGGTTGTAGGACTGGTGCTGTCCAGCCACACAGCAGCTGTGGTAGGTTGGGGGCTGGCCCCAACACCCCTATGGAGGGGGCACGTCATGACTGCTGGGCCCCTCTCCTATAGCGGGGGATCCACTTCTCCATCGTGTCTCCACGGAAGCTGCCTGCACTTCGGCTTCTGTTTGAGAAGGCAGCCCCCCCGGCCTTGCTGGAGCCGCTGCAGCCTCCCACAGATGTGAGCCAGGATCCAAGGCACATGGTGCTGGTTCGGGGGCTTGTGCTGCCTGGTGAGGCCTGGGCACCGCGCGTGGGGATGGGGGCTCGACGTGTTTCCCCAGCTCCCTCTGACTTGGATTTTGGATTTCTCACCCCTCTCTCCATCTTGAATCCCTTCTTTCTGGGGTTGGCCATCCCTCCTGCTCTCAGTTGGGGGTGGCTCAGCCCCAGGCCCCCTCCAGCCAAAGCAGCCAGTCCCCCTGCCTCCTGCCGCACCCTCTGGTGCCACTCTATCAGCAGCTCCCCAGCAGCCTCTGCCCCCCGTCCCCCCGCAGTACCAGGTATGGATGTTTCCAGGAAGGGACATGTTTCTGGGGACTTGCTGGAGCCCTGGCCCCTGGGGAGAGATCTAGTTGCATGTTGGAGCTTGTGGGATGATAGGAGTCCCATGGGGCATTGGGAGGGTGGGACTCCTGGGGCCATGGAAGCTCATCTGCTGGGTGATGGGTGTCGTGAGCTCCTGAGCTATCCCAGCTGGGGCAGCTGTGCCTTGTGGGGCCGTGGGTGGTGTGGCCTCGTGGGACACCAGGACTGGAGGGCCATGGTCCTCACCAgtacctttccttcttcccttctacCCACAGGTTCCCGGGAACCTGAGTGCAGCTCAGGTGGCCGCCCAGAATGCAGTGGAGGCCGCCAAGAACCAGAAGGCTGGGCTGGGCCCTCGCTGTGAGTCCTGGGGCGAGGATGAAGGGTGGGCAGGGGCCAGGCAGGCCTCTCTCCACACACTTGTTCCTCACTTCTTCCCTTGGTCTCTCCCACAGTCTCGCCCATCACCCCCCTCCAGCAAGCTGCTCCCGGAGTGGGTCCCCCCTTCAGCCAGGCCCCAGCTCCCCCACTACCCCCAGGACCCCCTGGTGCCCCCAAGCCACCACCTGCTTCCcagcccagtctggtctccacCGTGGCCCCTGGCTCTGGTCTGGCTCCCACAGCGCAGCCCGGGGCACCGTCCATGGTAGGTGCCTGCACGCCTCCTGCCCCCACTGCTTCCTCCTGCTGCCCACAGCTAGGACAATTAGAGGATGAGTCATTTGCCTTCCAGGGGGGTGTGGATCTGGTGGCCCTGGGGCCTTGGGGGTTCGTGGTGCGTGTGCTACAGATGCCTGAGATGAGGGTCTGGGGACGGAATGGGGAGGCTCATGGCTCCAGGTGGGTCAGGGCTGTTCTGAGAAACCCAAGGAATCCCTGGGTTTGGGAGTACGGGGCATCACACAGCTTACGAGTCCTCGTATCCTGCAGCGTCCAAGCATTTGGGGTCCTGGGGCTGGCCAAGTGCTGTTCTGGGAATGGAGGAGCAGAAGAACGGgcctttccttcttcctggtttgcCCTCACAGGATGGCCCCCGGAGGCCCCCCTCTTTCCCCATTCTCATGGCCGTCCTTCCTCCTCTCTGGCAGGCAGGCACTGTGGCCCCAGGAGGGGTGAGTGGCCCTTCCCCAGCCCAGCTAGGAGCCCCAGCCCTCGGTGGGCAGCAGTCAGTCTCCAATAAACTTCTGGCATGGAGCGGGGTCCTCGAGTGGCAGGAGGTGAGGGGCCTGAGGGTCCATTGGGCACTTGGGACTCCTGGGGCCGTGGGGCTGGGCATGTGGGACTCATGGGTCAGATGCATGGGGTTTGCAGTGCTGGGTTTGGGGGCATTCCTTGGGCTGGACCCGTGGGATGCGGGACCAGGCCAGGAGCCCCATGGTGCAGTGGGACTTGCGGTACAGAGGAGGGTCCCCATGCAGAGAACCCAGAAAAGCCTAGGATTTGGGGCCCAGAGAAGGGCCCAGGCGATGTAGCACCTGGGGCACAGTGGATTGTGGGATTTAGGGGCCGGGCACGTAGCCCTAACATTTGAGGAATTGAAGGTTTGCCGGTCtggaggaggggccaggggctCATGGGACTTAAACTGGGGAACATCCTGAGCTTTGCGGCCAGCAGGCTAGGACATGAGGGCTCAAGGGGACTGAGGCTTATGGCCCTTTTTGCTTTGACATGCTCTTTTCCCCCCTCAGAAACCCAAACCTGCCTCAGTGGATGCCAACACCAAGCTGACACGGTCACTGCCCTGCCAGGTCTATGTGAATCATGGCGAGAACCTGTAGGTGACTGTCAGGGGTGGGGTgcggtggggctggggctggcccCCTCCTCACACCTCTCCTGGCATCACCCCCCCAGGAAGACCGAGCAGTGGCCCCAGAAGCTGATCATGCAGCTTATCCCCCAGCAGCTGCTGGTGAGTGGTGGTGGAGGGCCAGCCCTGCTGCCGGGCAGCCCTCACCCTACTCTCTCTTCCCtgttccctgccccacccccactccctgccTCGTGTCCCCACCTCACTTGCCCACACCAACATGCCAGCTGACTTCTGTGTCTCCCGCAGACCACCCTGGGCCCTTTGTTCCGGAACTCAAGGATGGTCCAGTTCCATTTCACCAACAAGGACCTGGAGTCTCTCAAAGGCCTCTACCGCATCATGGGCAATGGCTTCGTGAGTCCAGGGCATTGGGGGCCGAGGGGCATTGACTCTTGTACTGCTTTCTGCTGACCTTTGAAGGGAATCCCAGAGTGCCTGGGCCCACGGAAGCCGTTTTTGATGGTTGGGTGGACTTCATGCCCTTAGGTTCCTCGCCTTTCTTCTAGAGCCTTGACTTTTATTATAATCATTGTATGCACCAGATTGAGGGATATTCCACATTAAAAATGTGAGATGGATGTGACTGGAGCAGTTAGGAGGAAGCTGTTGATTCTGGCATGGGTTTATGGGATGTGTTCGTTTCCTGTGGCTGCGGTAACACATTACCACAAGCAGAGGGGCTCAAAACAACAGAAACGTGTTCtatcccagttctggaggccagaagcccaAGGTCAGGGTGTCGGCAGGACCGCGCTCTCTCTAGAGGCTCAAGGGAAGGCCTCTTCGTTGCCTCTTCTGGCCAGTAACCCCAGGCTGCAGGTGGCATCACTCCAGGGTCTTTCTCGATCCTGTggctgtcttccctctgtgtgtgtctccatgtggcattctctgtgtctctgtgtccttgTGGTTAGAAGGACATCAGTCATTTTGGATTAGGCCCCATTTTCCTGACCTCATCTTACTACAACTGCAAAGACCTTCTTTCCAGATAGAGTCACCTTCACAGGTGCTGGAGAGTGGAACCTCAGTTTAGCTTTctgagtttgttttttgagacagagtttcactcttgtcacccaggctgaagtgtagtagtgcaatcttggctcacagcaacttccgtctcccgggttcaagcgattctcctgcctcagcctcccgagtagctgggattacaggtgcccaccaccatggctggttaatttttgtatttttagtagagacggggtttcaccatgttggccaggctggtctcgaacttctgacctcaagtgatctgcccgccttggcctcccaaactgctaggattaccagtgtgagccaccgcgcccagcctcagcaTAGCTTTCTGAGACACACAGTTCACCTTGTAACTCCGGGAAGGAGCAGATCAGTTACTTCTGTGCACCAGGCACTCCTGCAGGAAAGAGGACCTTAGGGGGATCTCCTCATGGGATCCTCACAGAACCGTGTGAAGAAGGCATTCCTGAGAGGAGTGCTTCTGGGTGCAAATAACATAGTTTTCCAAACAAATAGATAATTGGGGCCACTCAGAAAAAATTTTCTCTTATGATTCTGTGAGTCACCTGGGCTCAATGGGCCATCTCGCTTGGGGACCCTCATGGGGTTGCCATCAGATGGCAGCTGAGACTCTGGTCGTCTGAAAGCTTGACTGGGCTGGATGTTCAAAATAGGCGCTCCtcataggccgggcatggtggctctcgcctgtaatcccagaactttgggaggccgaggtgggcggatcacaaggtcaggagattgagaccatcctgactaacacggtgaaaccccgtctctgctaaaaatacaaaaaatgagccaggtgtggtggcgggcgcctgtagtcccagctactccggaggctgaggcaggagaatggcgtaaacccaggaggcggagcttgcagtgagccaagatggcaccactgcactctagcactccagcctgggacagagcaagactccgtctcaaaaaacaaaacaaaacaaatgaacaaaaacagctCCACACACAGcactggctgttggctggggcTTGGCTAGGACTGGCCATCCCAGTGTCTGCACATGGCCTGTGCACATGGCCACACTGTGGCAGCTGGGTTCTGAGAGGACAGGCGTTGTAGGAGCCGGCATTTATTTTTTTGCACAGAATAGGACATCCAGAGGGGGCCAGCTATTGGGGTTGGTTTCATAGGTCTGTGACATCAGGGGCAGGTCCCTGTGATTCTCTTGATCTCTCCTTTATAGTCACAAGGTAGCTCCCATGGCTCCAGGCATTCCGTATGCTTTCatgaaggaggggagggggggcTGTGTATTTCCCTTTCTTCAAGACAGCAGAAACTTTCTCAGATTCCCGAGCAGGCCTCCCTTTCACCTCCTGGCCCAGACCTAGGCCACTGGGCAGCACCTAGTTGATGGGAGGCTGCCAGGAGCAGATATCCATGACTGTCTGGGGCTGGGACATGTTGCAGCCCCAGATGGCATTGGGAATGCAGGGGAGGAGGAGACTTGGATATGGATTAGGCAGCTAGCAGTGTCTGTTTCAGGCAGGgaaccgaggctcagagaagtcagcTCACTTGGCCAAGGTCAGCCTCGCCTCCCTCAGGAGCCCCTGCCCTGAATGCTCCACGTGTTACCCccctgatgaccagtgatgtttCCTGGGTGCTTCCTGTGGGCTGAGCCTCCGGCAGGGCTCTTGAGGCACAGCGACCCTGTCATGTGGGAGCATTCCCCATGGGGTACACTGGCCGATGCTGAGgcctggaggatctcttgaataCCTGGGATCCGACACCACCGTTGATCACAGGCCTGTGGGTACCGCGCTCTGCATCTAAGCCCCTCTGTCACGGCTGTGACTCTCAGCAGCCCTTTAAGGAGGCCACCGTGGCATTTAATGCCCAAGGAAACTGGGGCATCCCATGAGGAGCAGGTGATGGCCAAAGGTTGAGGAGTTGGGTTCCAGCTCTTTCTCTCCGCTTTCCTTCTCAGTGGGCAGCCAGAACCCTAGCTTGCCCTGAGTGCCTCAGTTTCTGTCTCTGGAGCAGCCCACAGCACACCTGTTCTCCTCAACCTTCTATAGCAGAAACCTCACCTCCCCTTGCCCAGGGGGCCTCTAGAATCTTCTggaatggggagggggtaggggctGCCTCTTTCAGGGCATAAATGGTTCTGAAGAGCTGTTGTCCACCCAGGCGGGCTGCGTGCACTTCCCCCACACGGCGCCCTGTGAGGTGCGCGTGCTCATGCTCCTGTACTCGTCCAAGAAAAAGATTTTCATGGGCCTCATCCCCTACGACCAGAGCGGCTTCGTCAACGGCATCCGGCAGGTCATCACCAACCACAAGCAGGTCCAGCAGCAGAAGCTGGAGCAGCAGCAGCGAGGAGTGAGTGGTCACAGTCCCCAAACCAGCACTCCGACCCCCTCCTGCCCGGGCCCCACATGGCCCCCCGGGATCTCCAGGACCATAGACGCCCACCCTTCTCCCAATACATGGCACCCTCAAGCTAAGTCCCACTCAGATTTTCTTGCAGTCTCTCTCCTTTTTCAGCACCCACATCAAAGACTTGACACAGAGCTTCCTACTGGGGACCTTGGAGCGTACAGCGTCTCTCCCAGACCACTCACCCCCAAAGAGAATGTCCCCATCTCCTTACGAGTTCCCTTCAGGGCacaggtcctcctgcctcagattcaGGACGCCACCACCCTCAGTTACTGACCTGCCCCTCTCTCCTCGTGCAGATCGGGGGACAGCAGGCACCCCCAGGGCTGGGGCCCATTCTGGAGGATCAAGCGAGGCCCTCACAGAATCTGGTGAGGACAGGGCTGGCGGAGTGGGGGCTGGGTGGGGGAGGCCCCAGAGGCTGCTCTCTCTGCCTGCAGGAGGGACGTGAGGCCCGTCTCCCTCACCCCTGTGTCTCTTCCCACCAGCTCCAGCTCCGCCCACCACAGTCCCAGCCTCAGGGTACTGTAGGGGCCTCTGGGGCCACGGGGCAGCCCCAGCCCCAAGGTACTGCCCAGCCCCCCCCCGGTGCCCCCCAAGGCCCTCCTGGAACAGCTTCTGGCCCACCCCCTCCTGGACCCATCCTTCGGCCCCAGAACCCTGGGGCCAACCCCCAGCTGCGAAGCCTCCTCCTCAACCCGCCACCGGTGAGATGTGGGGGTAGGGTGGTGGGAGTTCCAGATCCTGGTCCTGTTGTCTGGGAGGAGGGAGGTTGACTGTGGTCAGTGGGTATGAATGGAGACCCGCCCAGGGCTTTAGGCAGAAGACAGACCACCTCCTCTCCATCCATCCCCTACCTTTGAAGAAAACCTTCCCTTCACCACTAGCTGATGCAATCTCTGGGGAGGTGGAGAGTCTCTATCAGGAGCCTCTGAGCCACTCTCTTGTGTTCTCCCAGCCGCAGACCGGGgtgcccccaccccaggcctcccTCCACCACCTCCAGCCACCAGGGGCTCCTGCACTGCTACCCCCACCACACCAGGGCCTGGGGCAGCCCCAGTTGGGGCCCCCACTCCTGCATCCACCACCTGCCCAGTCCTGGCCCGCACAACTTCCCCCACGGGCTCCACTGCCAGGTAAGGGGACCCGGGGGAGGGCAGAGGTCTGGACTGAGTGTCCCAGCAGCTCCTGGGCTAGAGCACAAAGTGCTCCTGGGAAGTAAAGACATAGGATCCAAGAATGAGGGTTTCCCCCACGGGCTGCAGAGCTCTGCGGACTCTGGGAAAGTACAGCCCATGGGTCCAAGGACCTAGTGGGTTGAGAGTGTTTCCCATGATCCTCCTGTGTGTGCTCCTGGGATTGCTGGGAAATGTGGTCTTAGGGCCAGAGAAGTAGTTTTGGAGAAGGGCTCCCAAAGGCTCATGGGAAACAGCATATTTGTAACTAGACGGGATTAGAAGGTGCTTCTGTTGGGTCCCCCAAGGGCTGCCTAGAAAACTTAGTGCCTCTGGgccctcctgggcccaagggcCTACTGGGAGATGCAGTCCCTTCCCCACTGCCCCTCAGGTCAGATGCTGCTGAGCGGGGGTCCCCGAGGCCCGGTCCCCCAGCCGGGCCTGCAGCCCAGCGTCATGGAGGACGACATCCTCATGGATCTCATCTGAATCCCCAACACCCAATAAAGTTCCTTTTTAACACACGCCCCGGCTCCCGTCACTGACATCCCCCAGGACTGGGCAGG from Rhinopithecus roxellana isolate Shanxi Qingling chromosome 12, ASM756505v1, whole genome shotgun sequence encodes:
- the MED25 gene encoding mediator of RNA polymerase II transcription subunit 25 isoform X3 codes for the protein MGGGGESCSLIAEGLSTALQLFDDFKKMREQIGQTHRVCLLICNSPPYLLPAVESTTYSGCTTENLVQQIGERGIHFSIVSPRKLPALRLLFEKAAPPALLEPLQPPTDVSQDPRHMVLVRGLVLPVGGGSAPGPLQPKQPVPLPPAAPSGATLSAAPQQPLPPVPPQYQVPGNLSAAQVAAQNAVEAAKNQKAGLGPRFSPITPLQQAAPGVGPPFSQAPAPPLPPGPPGAPKPPPASQPSLVSTVAPGSGLAPTAQPGAPSMAGTVAPGGVSGPSPAQLGAPALGGQQSVSNKLLAWSGVLEWQEKPKPASVDANTKLTRSLPCQVYVNHGENLKTEQWPQKLIMQLIPQQLLTTLGPLFRNSRMVQFHFTNKDLESLKGLYRIMGNGFAGCVHFPHTAPCEVRVLMLLYSSKKKIFMGLIPYDQSGFVNGIRQVITNHKQVQQQKLEQQQRGIGGQQAPPGLGPILEDQARPSQNLLQLRPPQSQPQGTVGASGATGQPQPQGTAQPPPGAPQGPPGTASGPPPPGPILRPQNPGANPQLRSLLLNPPPPQTGVPPPQASLHHLQPPGAPALLPPPHQGLGQPQLGPPLLHPPPAQSWPAQLPPRAPLPAAKRKREGEGRVFREKWERAYFFVEVKSMPMCLICKQNVSVLKEYNLKRHYESKHSKSYDQYTEQTRDAILSELKKGLKCQ